The following proteins are encoded in a genomic region of Stutzerimonas stutzeri:
- a CDS encoding TetR/AcrR family transcriptional regulator gives MRYSEDHKAKTRQRIVEEAARRFRRDGVSATGLQALMKALDLTHGGFYAHFKSKDELVEEALRHSLSELDEVTVGSLSGDQPLASFIALYLSKGHRAEPAKGCPLPTVSAELGQRGQASAVTDEGVRRRLDQLGAHLDERQDAAMVLSAMVGALMLSRSVTDPQLADQLLDETRASLLKHTGANLPES, from the coding sequence ATGCGTTATTCGGAAGATCACAAGGCCAAGACTCGCCAACGCATCGTCGAAGAGGCCGCGCGGCGTTTTCGCCGTGACGGGGTGAGCGCGACCGGGCTGCAGGCCCTCATGAAGGCGTTGGACCTGACCCATGGTGGCTTCTACGCGCACTTCAAATCCAAGGACGAACTGGTCGAGGAGGCGCTGCGTCATAGCCTGAGCGAGCTCGACGAGGTCACTGTCGGCAGCCTGTCTGGTGACCAGCCCTTGGCGTCGTTCATCGCCTTGTACCTGTCCAAGGGGCACCGTGCCGAGCCGGCGAAGGGCTGCCCGTTGCCGACGGTGTCTGCAGAGTTGGGCCAGCGTGGGCAAGCCAGCGCGGTCACTGACGAGGGGGTGCGCAGGCGGCTGGACCAGCTGGGCGCGCATCTTGATGAGCGTCAGGATGCCGCCATGGTGCTCAGCGCAATGGTCGGCGCCTTGATGCTGTCGCGTAGCGTCACGGACCCGCAACTGGCCGATCAGCTGCTCGACGAAACCCGCGCTAGTTTGCTGAAGCACACCGGCGCGAATCTGCCCGAATCCTAG
- a CDS encoding PaaI family thioesterase, whose translation MNYAEREQRLAEWLNAEETMRARLGPIGSVPLATVTAMSAQEFFDAIGRGELPSPPMGELMGFVPVEWAPGYFVFQGTPSERHYNPLGSVHGGYAATLLDSCMGCAVHTRLATGQGYTTTDLRISYVRALRAGVGPVRAEGRVIHVGRSTAVAEGRLYDVEDRLYAIGSTSCLILTPDA comes from the coding sequence ATGAACTATGCAGAACGAGAACAGCGTTTGGCCGAATGGCTGAACGCGGAAGAAACCATGCGAGCCCGGCTGGGGCCGATCGGTAGCGTTCCGCTCGCCACCGTGACAGCGATGTCTGCCCAGGAATTCTTCGACGCGATCGGCCGGGGCGAACTGCCAAGCCCTCCCATGGGCGAGCTGATGGGCTTCGTGCCGGTGGAATGGGCGCCTGGTTATTTCGTCTTCCAGGGCACACCGAGCGAGCGCCACTACAACCCGCTGGGAAGCGTGCACGGTGGTTACGCAGCCACGTTGCTGGATTCCTGCATGGGCTGCGCGGTGCACACCCGGCTGGCAACGGGGCAGGGATACACGACTACTGACCTGCGTATCAGCTACGTGCGCGCGTTACGCGCCGGCGTCGGGCCGGTACGTGCCGAGGGACGGGTGATCCATGTCGGTCGATCGACCGCTGTGGCCGAAGGGCGTCTTTACGATGTGGAAGACCGTCTCTATGCCATCGGCTCGACCAGTTGCCTGATTCTTACGCCGGACGCCTGA
- the wrbA gene encoding NAD(P)H:quinone oxidoreductase, whose product MAKVLVLYYSSYGHLETMAHAVAEGARAAGAQVDVKRVPETVPEEIARNAHFKLDQSAPVATVAELEHYDAIIVGTGTRFGRISSQLAAFLDQAGGLWARGALNGKVGGAFTASATQHGGQETTLFSIITNLLHFGMTIVGLPYSHQGQMGVAEVVGGAPYGATTITDGDGSRQPSETELAGAQHQGELIARTATKLFG is encoded by the coding sequence ATGGCAAAGGTTCTGGTTCTGTACTACTCGTCCTACGGTCACCTGGAAACGATGGCCCACGCCGTGGCCGAAGGCGCGCGTGCCGCTGGCGCACAGGTCGACGTCAAGCGCGTGCCTGAAACGGTGCCCGAAGAAATCGCCCGTAACGCCCACTTCAAGCTCGATCAGTCCGCTCCGGTGGCAACCGTCGCCGAGCTCGAACACTACGACGCGATCATCGTCGGCACCGGTACTCGCTTCGGGCGGATCAGCAGCCAGTTGGCCGCATTCCTCGATCAGGCCGGCGGTCTGTGGGCCCGTGGCGCATTGAATGGCAAGGTCGGTGGCGCCTTCACCGCGTCCGCTACCCAGCACGGCGGCCAGGAGACCACCCTGTTCTCCATCATCACCAACCTGCTGCACTTCGGCATGACCATCGTCGGCTTGCCCTATAGCCACCAGGGCCAGATGGGCGTAGCCGAAGTGGTGGGCGGCGCACCCTATGGCGCTACCACCATTACCGACGGCGACGGTTCACGCCAGCCCAGCGAAACGGAACTGGCCGGTGCACAGCACCAGGGCGAACTGATCGCCCGTACCGCCACCAAGCTATTCGGCTGA
- a CDS encoding Crp/Fnr family transcriptional regulator, giving the protein MNKGDVLFQAGQPARSLYMIRTGAVRNSQVDDEGEERIFGFVLAGEFVGVSALYDGTYSGTLTALQTTAICAISVDALKQMSVSSPGLNRLLLRHLSRELRHNRQARLRLAAPRSRTRVARFIVQLMTQLAVRNLSATRIRLPMARWELANHLGLAIESVSRVFSGLRADGILEVRGREMVIHAPEQLYRIAQETLFKRAVDGDECPAGPALSDMLHPSDCEIPSARMVANG; this is encoded by the coding sequence TTGAACAAAGGCGATGTGCTGTTCCAGGCGGGTCAGCCGGCCCGTTCTCTTTACATGATCCGCACCGGCGCGGTGCGTAATTCGCAAGTGGACGACGAGGGTGAAGAGCGCATCTTCGGCTTCGTGCTGGCGGGCGAGTTCGTCGGCGTCAGTGCGCTGTACGACGGTACGTACAGCGGCACACTGACGGCGCTGCAAACCACGGCAATCTGCGCGATATCCGTCGATGCGCTGAAACAGATGAGCGTTAGCAGTCCGGGGCTGAACCGCTTACTGCTGCGGCACCTCAGCCGGGAGTTGCGGCATAACCGGCAGGCGCGACTGCGGCTGGCAGCCCCGCGATCGAGGACGCGCGTGGCTCGGTTCATCGTGCAGCTCATGACGCAGCTGGCTGTCCGGAATCTATCGGCGACGCGCATACGCTTGCCCATGGCCCGCTGGGAGCTGGCCAATCACCTGGGCCTGGCCATCGAGTCCGTCTCGCGCGTGTTTTCAGGCTTGCGTGCTGACGGGATTCTCGAGGTTCGCGGACGGGAAATGGTCATTCACGCGCCCGAACAGCTTTACCGTATCGCGCAGGAGACCCTTTTCAAGCGGGCCGTCGACGGCGATGAGTGCCCGGCGGGGCCAGCCTTGTCCGACATGCTTCATCCAAGCGACTGCGAAATCCCCAGCGCCCGGATGGTGGCCAACGGCTGA
- a CDS encoding catalase family protein, with protein sequence MLTKLWLAFGRLLGRLLLVVAVVGLAGWAISMLVYHFKHSGPVSAEEQIAPSEAADTQAIIDNAIAVVAQHSENTRVLRDAHAKAHGCVRAQVRVRDDLDVALRQGVFAEPGRTWQAWMRLSNGNAYPQFDRIRDARGMAIKLLDVPGDKLTHDPRHASEQDFVMFNHPVFFVRDVAEYRTNFAAQAEGKRILAFFPHLDPRSWEVRHLFIALQTLAPAPESPVATTYSSVAPYKFGPHNVKYRVVPAPSQCPDYQLPEQNRDLPNFLRSALYRQLSLDRAPACFQLQVQRQNTDHYMPIEDTSIEWDEAISPFEAVADIRVPAQDFDSPEQNLACDNLSFNPWHALPEHRPIGGINRLRRAVYEAISAYRHERNEPN encoded by the coding sequence ATGCTCACCAAACTCTGGCTGGCGTTCGGACGCCTGCTTGGCCGCCTGCTCCTCGTCGTGGCCGTCGTTGGCCTGGCCGGCTGGGCGATCAGCATGCTGGTGTACCACTTCAAGCACAGCGGGCCCGTGTCGGCCGAAGAACAGATCGCCCCGAGCGAGGCGGCCGATACCCAGGCAATCATCGACAACGCGATTGCGGTCGTCGCCCAGCATAGCGAAAACACGCGCGTGCTTCGCGACGCCCATGCCAAGGCGCATGGCTGCGTGAGGGCGCAGGTCCGGGTCCGAGACGATCTCGATGTGGCGCTGCGCCAAGGTGTGTTCGCCGAGCCCGGTCGCACCTGGCAGGCCTGGATGCGGCTTTCGAACGGCAATGCCTATCCGCAGTTCGACCGCATCAGGGATGCGCGCGGCATGGCCATCAAGCTGCTCGACGTACCCGGCGACAAGCTCACCCACGACCCCCGTCATGCCAGTGAGCAGGACTTCGTGATGTTCAACCATCCGGTGTTCTTCGTTCGCGACGTGGCCGAGTACCGCACCAACTTCGCTGCCCAAGCCGAAGGCAAGCGGATACTGGCCTTCTTTCCGCACCTCGATCCGCGTAGCTGGGAGGTTCGTCACCTGTTCATAGCGCTGCAGACACTCGCCCCTGCCCCTGAAAGCCCCGTGGCAACGACGTACAGCTCCGTGGCGCCGTACAAGTTCGGGCCGCACAACGTGAAGTACCGGGTCGTACCAGCGCCCAGTCAATGTCCGGACTACCAGCTGCCCGAGCAGAACCGCGACCTGCCCAATTTCCTGCGCAGCGCGCTCTATCGGCAGCTTTCGCTGGATCGCGCTCCGGCCTGCTTTCAACTTCAGGTCCAGAGGCAGAACACGGACCATTACATGCCTATCGAAGATACGAGCATCGAGTGGGACGAAGCCATTTCGCCCTTCGAAGCGGTTGCGGATATCCGGGTCCCAGCCCAGGATTTCGATAGCCCCGAGCAGAATCTGGCGTGCGACAACCTGTCGTTCAACCCATGGCACGCCCTGCCAGAACATCGCCCGATCGGCGGAATAAACCGCCTGCGCCGGGCCGTCTACGAGGCCATCAGTGCCTATCGGCATGAGCGTAACGAGCCCAACTGA
- a CDS encoding LysR family transcriptional regulator: MVSDPGTPTLDQLRVFLAVVEVGSFAGAARKLHRATSVVSYSIANLEMQLGVSLFDRKTTRKPQLTDAGRTVLAEARTIYNGIDGLRAKVRGLLHGLEAEVHLVLDVMLPSERIVDALKTFREQFPTVSLHLHMEALGAVTQRVLDRSATLGVSGPLTTSIDGIERIGIGKVALIPVAAPNHPLAADGPHLPGAGRDHVQLVLSDRSTLTADQEFAVVGTRTWRLADLGAKHMLLREGIGWGNMPEPMVRDDVAANRLVPLDLPDCAGGDYQFDVIYRTDTPPGPAAKWLIERFREQAHTH, encoded by the coding sequence ATGGTCTCCGATCCCGGTACCCCTACGCTCGACCAGCTGCGTGTGTTTCTAGCCGTCGTGGAAGTCGGCAGTTTCGCCGGAGCCGCCCGCAAACTGCACCGCGCTACGTCCGTGGTGAGCTACTCGATCGCCAATCTGGAGATGCAACTGGGCGTCAGCCTGTTCGACCGCAAGACCACACGCAAACCACAACTGACCGACGCCGGCCGCACCGTGCTGGCCGAGGCCAGGACGATCTACAACGGTATCGACGGCCTGCGCGCCAAGGTCCGCGGCCTGCTGCATGGCCTGGAGGCCGAGGTCCATCTGGTGCTCGATGTCATGTTGCCGAGCGAGCGGATCGTCGATGCACTCAAGACATTCCGAGAGCAGTTCCCCACCGTGTCTCTGCATCTGCATATGGAGGCCCTGGGCGCCGTGACACAGCGCGTACTCGACCGCAGTGCCACCTTGGGTGTCAGCGGCCCGCTGACGACGAGCATCGATGGTATCGAGCGCATCGGCATCGGCAAGGTTGCCTTGATCCCAGTGGCTGCACCGAACCATCCATTGGCCGCCGATGGCCCTCACCTGCCCGGTGCCGGCCGCGACCATGTGCAATTGGTATTGAGCGACCGCTCGACGCTGACCGCGGACCAGGAGTTCGCGGTGGTCGGCACACGAACCTGGCGCCTGGCGGATCTGGGTGCCAAGCACATGCTGCTTCGCGAGGGCATCGGCTGGGGCAACATGCCAGAGCCCATGGTGCGCGATGACGTGGCTGCGAACCGGCTGGTACCACTGGACTTACCCGACTGCGCTGGCGGCGATTATCAGTTCGACGTCATCTACCGCACCGATACGCCGCCTGGGCCGGCAGCGAAGTGGCTGATCGAGCGATTCCGCGAGCAGGCACACACTCATTAG
- a CDS encoding pirin family protein yields MTLQTANAPIEQIILPNVRDIGGFDVRRALPSAQRRMVGPFVFLDSFGPVVFGAGEGIDTRPHPHIGLATISYLLEGEMLHRDSAGHTQQLQAGELNLMIAGRGIVHSERSSDPVRASGGTLMGLQAWVALPQAHEETEPGFQHLSAPALPTVEGEGVTLKLLAGSLEGQRASTRTFSDLFYADLQLDAGSRYHISAEHIERALYVVSGEVEVVGQAGRFGADQLVVLRPGSHVVIRALGGARLMLLGGEPLDGPRHIYWNFVSSRQDRILQAADDWRARRFAEVPGDDDYIPLPDSGARWRFK; encoded by the coding sequence ATGACCCTCCAGACCGCAAACGCTCCGATCGAACAGATCATCCTGCCCAACGTGCGTGACATCGGCGGATTCGACGTGCGCCGTGCGCTGCCGTCGGCGCAACGGCGCATGGTTGGCCCCTTCGTGTTTCTCGACAGCTTCGGCCCTGTCGTATTTGGTGCAGGTGAGGGCATCGATACCCGCCCGCATCCACACATTGGCTTGGCCACCATCAGCTACCTGCTCGAGGGTGAGATGCTGCACCGCGACAGCGCCGGTCATACCCAACAGCTGCAAGCGGGCGAGCTCAACCTGATGATTGCCGGTCGCGGTATCGTCCATTCCGAGCGCTCCAGCGATCCGGTGCGGGCCAGCGGTGGCACGCTCATGGGGTTGCAGGCGTGGGTGGCGTTGCCCCAGGCACATGAAGAAACCGAGCCAGGCTTTCAGCACCTGAGCGCACCTGCGCTCCCGACCGTCGAGGGCGAGGGCGTGACGCTTAAGCTGCTGGCGGGTTCTCTCGAAGGCCAGCGTGCATCGACTCGGACTTTCTCCGACCTGTTCTATGCCGATCTGCAACTGGACGCCGGTTCCCGCTATCACATCTCGGCCGAGCACATCGAGCGCGCGCTGTATGTGGTTAGCGGGGAGGTCGAGGTGGTGGGGCAAGCCGGGCGTTTCGGCGCGGATCAATTGGTTGTCCTGCGGCCCGGGAGCCATGTTGTTATCCGCGCACTGGGCGGCGCTCGCCTGATGCTGCTTGGCGGGGAGCCGCTGGACGGGCCCCGTCATATCTATTGGAACTTCGTTTCCAGTCGGCAGGACCGCATTCTGCAAGCGGCTGACGATTGGCGTGCGCGCCGGTTTGCGGAAGTGCCGGGCGATGACGACTACATACCGTTGCCCGATTCCGGAGCGCGCTGGCGCTTCAAGTGA
- the fabF gene encoding beta-ketoacyl-ACP synthase II: MINQHAVRIVVTGVGIVGPLGCGAEIVWSRLLAGESGIRVLPDKVTAGTGCAIAGRVPSVAEDSEAGYDPDRHVPAKDRKKMDRFIEFALVAAKEALAQAKWQPANEAARQRTATLIASGVGGFDAITEAVRTTDQRGPRRLSPFTVPSFLANMAAGHVSIQHGFRGPLGAPVTACAAGVQAIGDAARLIRSGEADIAVCGGTEAAIHRVTLGSFAAARALATGLNDRPQEASRPFDRNREGFVMAEGAGLLVIESLDHALARGAQPLAELVGYGTSADAYHLTAGPADGSGARRAMELALQQAGVAPSDVDHINAHATSTQVGDRGELAAIRSLFGTGSGAAITSTKSSTGHLLGAAGGIEAIFTVLALRDQIVPPTLNLTEPDEDAAGLDLVGLTARKMPIEYALSNGFGFGGVNASVLFRRWQPSPPTS; encoded by the coding sequence ATGATCAATCAACATGCTGTTCGTATCGTCGTGACGGGCGTCGGGATCGTGGGTCCGCTGGGCTGCGGCGCGGAGATCGTCTGGTCGCGCCTGCTTGCTGGTGAGTCGGGTATCCGAGTGCTGCCTGACAAGGTGACAGCCGGTACCGGTTGCGCCATCGCGGGACGCGTACCGAGCGTAGCCGAGGACAGCGAGGCGGGCTACGACCCGGACCGGCATGTCCCCGCCAAGGATCGCAAGAAGATGGACCGCTTCATCGAGTTTGCGCTCGTCGCGGCCAAGGAAGCCCTGGCCCAAGCCAAGTGGCAGCCGGCCAACGAAGCCGCCCGGCAACGCACCGCCACGCTCATTGCCTCGGGCGTCGGAGGGTTCGACGCGATCACCGAGGCCGTGCGCACCACCGACCAACGCGGTCCGCGTCGGCTCTCGCCATTCACCGTGCCGTCGTTCCTCGCCAACATGGCGGCTGGGCACGTTTCCATCCAGCACGGCTTCAGGGGGCCACTCGGCGCACCAGTCACCGCTTGCGCTGCTGGGGTACAAGCCATCGGGGACGCGGCACGTCTGATTCGCAGCGGCGAGGCGGATATCGCTGTCTGTGGCGGGACCGAGGCCGCCATCCATCGCGTCACCCTGGGCAGTTTCGCGGCAGCGCGCGCCTTGGCGACCGGACTCAACGATCGCCCGCAGGAGGCGTCCCGCCCGTTCGATCGCAACCGCGAAGGCTTTGTCATGGCCGAAGGCGCCGGCCTGCTGGTAATCGAATCGCTGGACCACGCCCTGGCGCGCGGCGCCCAGCCCCTGGCCGAACTGGTCGGCTACGGCACCAGCGCCGATGCGTACCACCTGACCGCTGGCCCGGCCGATGGCAGCGGTGCGCGTCGAGCCATGGAGCTGGCGCTGCAACAGGCAGGGGTGGCGCCGAGCGACGTTGATCACATCAACGCGCATGCGACGTCCACCCAGGTCGGTGACCGGGGTGAACTGGCTGCCATTCGATCCCTGTTCGGCACGGGGTCGGGGGCGGCAATCACCTCGACGAAGTCCAGCACAGGGCATCTGTTGGGCGCCGCGGGCGGCATCGAAGCCATCTTCACGGTGCTTGCGCTTCGTGATCAGATCGTCCCGCCCACGCTGAACCTGACCGAGCCCGACGAGGATGCTGCGGGACTCGATCTGGTTGGCTTGACGGCCAGGAAAATGCCCATCGAATACGCGCTGTCGAACGGCTTCGGATTTGGCGGCGTCAATGCCAGCGTACTGTTCCGTCGCTGGCAGCCGTCCCCGCCGACGTCGTGA
- a CDS encoding di-heme-cytochrome C peroxidase: MRLLRRALFGLLSIAVLVAGVGLYFVANPNLPDYEPPSALVYLDQWSEADRQTFYFTPQGTQVKGLEYDWFKALELPFSRDKFAAPGYLARFGFLVDPKQQPTPANPANLPVGFARHEDDETGRAYLDVTCAACHTGELRYNGQAIRIDGGAAMHSLASTVPTLRGGAFGQALGMSMAFTYYNPIKFRRFANEVLGDGEHDHQQLRRDFKQVLDRLLGTALNDWHRGLYPTEEGFGRTDAFGRIANTAFGDAIDPSNYRIANAPVSYPQLWDIWKFDWVQWNGSAMQPMARNIGEALGVGARLQLLRENGQPIPEAERYASGVRVRDLHTLETTLARLTPPRWPEDILGKIDLQQASLGRTLYRENCAGCHDPKPKPVDKRFAPDRDPEWRMRVIPTAFVGTDPTAADNIADHRFDLSRLGWTPEELARLDVRLYGEPAGTLDLGSVSSAKGLAYITAYVENRAYQDAGITAQERAEFDGFALPIGVQELRGYKARPLDGIWATPPFLHNGSVPTLFQLLSPLAERQKRFWVGNREYDPRQVGIRTERFDGGFLLDTAITGNANRGHEFRAGCRGGGVIGRALSPDERWALVEYLKVLGDARFEPRLTDTAARPRTTPPTCN, encoded by the coding sequence ATGCGATTGCTGCGACGTGCGCTGTTCGGATTGTTGTCGATCGCCGTGCTTGTTGCCGGCGTGGGGCTGTACTTCGTGGCCAATCCGAACCTGCCGGATTACGAGCCGCCCTCGGCGCTTGTCTATCTCGATCAGTGGAGCGAGGCCGACCGCCAAACGTTCTACTTCACCCCGCAGGGCACACAGGTCAAGGGCCTCGAGTACGACTGGTTCAAGGCGCTGGAACTGCCGTTCAGCCGGGACAAGTTCGCGGCGCCGGGCTACCTGGCCCGCTTCGGATTTCTGGTCGACCCGAAGCAGCAACCCACCCCCGCCAACCCGGCGAATCTGCCGGTCGGCTTTGCCCGCCATGAGGATGATGAAACCGGGCGCGCCTACCTCGATGTGACGTGCGCTGCCTGCCACACCGGAGAGCTGCGCTACAACGGGCAGGCCATCCGCATCGACGGCGGCGCGGCGATGCATTCGCTGGCCTCCACTGTGCCCACGTTGCGCGGCGGTGCTTTCGGGCAGGCGCTCGGCATGAGCATGGCGTTCACCTACTACAACCCCATCAAGTTCCGACGCTTCGCGAACGAGGTGCTGGGCGATGGCGAACACGACCATCAGCAACTGCGCCGAGACTTCAAGCAAGTGCTCGACCGGCTGCTCGGCACCGCACTCAACGACTGGCACCGCGGCCTCTATCCCACCGAGGAAGGCTTTGGTCGAACCGATGCCTTTGGGCGTATTGCCAATACCGCCTTCGGCGATGCGATCGACCCGTCCAACTACCGTATCGCCAACGCGCCCGTGAGCTATCCACAGCTGTGGGACATCTGGAAGTTCGACTGGGTGCAGTGGAACGGCTCGGCAATGCAACCAATGGCCCGCAACATCGGCGAGGCACTGGGCGTCGGGGCGCGGCTGCAGCTGTTACGTGAGAATGGCCAACCGATTCCGGAAGCCGAGCGCTATGCCTCCGGCGTTCGCGTCCGTGATCTGCACACCCTGGAGACCACCCTCGCCCGCCTCACCCCGCCGCGCTGGCCGGAGGACATCCTGGGCAAGATCGATCTGCAGCAGGCAAGCCTGGGGCGCACGCTCTACCGGGAGAATTGCGCGGGGTGCCATGACCCCAAGCCCAAGCCGGTCGACAAGCGCTTCGCGCCCGATCGGGACCCGGAATGGCGCATGCGAGTGATTCCAACGGCGTTTGTCGGAACGGATCCAACCGCGGCCGACAACATTGCCGATCACCGTTTCGACCTTTCACGGCTCGGCTGGACGCCAGAGGAACTGGCGCGGCTGGACGTACGCCTCTACGGCGAGCCCGCTGGCACGTTGGATCTCGGTAGCGTCTCCAGCGCGAAGGGCCTGGCGTATATCACCGCCTACGTCGAAAACCGTGCCTACCAGGATGCGGGCATCACCGCCCAGGAGCGCGCTGAGTTCGACGGTTTTGCCCTGCCGATCGGGGTGCAGGAGCTGCGCGGATACAAGGCGCGACCGCTCGACGGCATCTGGGCGACGCCCCCCTTCTTGCATAACGGCTCGGTACCGACCCTGTTCCAGCTGCTGTCGCCGCTGGCCGAACGCCAGAAGCGCTTCTGGGTAGGCAATCGCGAATACGACCCGCGCCAGGTCGGCATCCGCACCGAGCGTTTCGATGGCGGGTTCCTGCTCGACACAGCGATCACCGGCAATGCCAACCGCGGCCATGAGTTCCGCGCGGGCTGCCGGGGCGGCGGCGTCATTGGCAGAGCCCTGTCACCTGACGAGCGCTGGGCGCTGGTGGAATACCTGAAAGTGCTCGGCGACGCCCGGTTCGAGCCCCGCTTGACGGACACGGCGGCCCGTCCTCGCACCACACCGCCAACCTGCAACTGA
- a CDS encoding DUF6306 domain-containing protein: MAEMAEGSVARERQALIEALGELLSAERAGVQVATASLAEAQTDLQRSVLERVRQGEADSCKRLRECLALLGVEPGHERGAFYEKCMAISDLGDRLELVDRGQRWVIRKLEALLTSVDHPEIRQQLEAVLRTHEINSDDYCAHADSLRQSV, translated from the coding sequence ATGGCTGAGATGGCTGAGGGCAGCGTGGCAAGAGAACGTCAGGCGCTGATCGAAGCGCTTGGCGAGTTGCTGAGCGCAGAGCGGGCAGGGGTCCAGGTCGCTACGGCCAGTCTCGCCGAAGCGCAAACCGATCTGCAGCGCAGCGTGCTGGAGAGGGTCCGCCAGGGCGAGGCGGATAGCTGCAAGCGGTTGCGTGAATGCCTGGCTCTGCTGGGTGTCGAGCCGGGGCACGAACGAGGCGCGTTCTACGAAAAATGCATGGCGATTTCGGACCTTGGCGACCGTCTCGAATTGGTCGACCGCGGCCAGCGCTGGGTCATCCGAAAGCTCGAGGCGCTACTCACATCGGTCGACCATCCCGAGATTCGCCAGCAGTTGGAGGCCGTGTTGCGAACGCACGAGATCAACAGCGACGACTACTGCGCTCACGCCGACTCGCTGCGTCAATCCGTGTGA
- a CDS encoding nuclear transport factor 2 family protein gives MATAAELLQLHFDTFVDEPERWQTLIADDLRWELPFAPTLGHPACLIGRDAVLAHVGWFVGAVEDFRFYDLKIHPGATPSEASAEVKAEGLIKPTGRRYQQDYVLFVRVENDKLTFIREYFDPVRAAIALNAPIPALAG, from the coding sequence ATGGCAACGGCCGCAGAACTGCTGCAACTGCATTTCGATACCTTTGTCGATGAGCCAGAGCGTTGGCAGACGCTGATCGCTGACGATCTGCGCTGGGAATTGCCTTTCGCGCCAACGCTAGGACACCCGGCCTGCCTGATAGGACGCGATGCGGTATTAGCGCACGTAGGCTGGTTCGTTGGGGCAGTCGAGGACTTCCGTTTCTACGATCTGAAAATCCATCCCGGCGCCACCCCATCCGAGGCTAGCGCAGAGGTGAAGGCCGAGGGGCTGATCAAGCCGACCGGCCGACGCTATCAACAGGACTACGTGCTGTTCGTGCGTGTCGAAAATGACAAACTCACTTTCATCCGCGAGTACTTCGACCCGGTACGCGCAGCCATCGCGCTGAACGCCCCCATCCCGGCGCTGGCAGGCTGA
- a CDS encoding SDR family NAD(P)-dependent oxidoreductase, which translates to MADIKNTVPQEVEGKVALVTGAASGIGKAIALMLHARGAKVIAEDLNPAVEELARPDLVPLVADISEDGAAERAVGLAVERFGQLDILVNNAGIIINKRVVDMTRQDWERIQAVNATAAFLHCREAVKAMMPNRSGAIVNIASYASYFAFPTIAAYTASKGALAQLTRTLALEAIEHGIRVNAIGAGDVVTNILNDVVDDGPGFLAQHGEGAPIGRAAQPEEIAEIVAFLASDRASFMVGSVVMADGGMTVAVG; encoded by the coding sequence ATGGCTGATATCAAGAACACCGTCCCGCAGGAAGTCGAAGGCAAGGTTGCCCTGGTCACCGGCGCTGCCAGTGGGATCGGTAAAGCCATTGCGCTGATGCTGCATGCACGTGGCGCAAAGGTCATTGCCGAGGATCTCAACCCCGCGGTGGAAGAGCTGGCGCGGCCAGATCTGGTACCGCTGGTGGCCGACATCAGCGAAGACGGCGCCGCTGAGCGTGCCGTTGGCCTGGCCGTCGAGCGGTTTGGTCAGCTGGACATCCTGGTCAACAACGCTGGGATCATCATCAATAAGCGCGTCGTGGACATGACTCGGCAGGATTGGGAGCGTATCCAGGCGGTCAATGCCACCGCAGCCTTCCTGCACTGTCGCGAAGCCGTAAAGGCCATGATGCCCAACAGGTCCGGCGCCATCGTCAACATCGCGTCTTACGCCTCTTACTTCGCCTTCCCAACCATCGCGGCGTACACGGCATCGAAAGGTGCACTGGCTCAGCTGACCCGCACACTGGCGCTCGAAGCCATCGAGCATGGGATCCGCGTGAATGCCATTGGCGCAGGCGATGTGGTCACCAACATCCTCAATGACGTGGTCGATGACGGCCCCGGCTTTCTGGCGCAGCACGGGGAGGGTGCGCCGATTGGCCGTGCAGCACAGCCTGAGGAAATCGCCGAGATTGTTGCCTTCCTGGCCTCCGATCGTGCGAGCTTCATGGTTGGGTCGGTGGTCATGGCCGACGGCGGCATGACGGTCGCGGTGGGCTGA